In Oncorhynchus kisutch isolate 150728-3 unplaced genomic scaffold, Okis_V2 scaffold1148, whole genome shotgun sequence, the following are encoded in one genomic region:
- the LOC116364997 gene encoding uncharacterized protein LOC116364997 isoform X1 — protein MDRNDERIKRALRRRPYVLKPVRVNTPDSVLWPTGKVHRRPKPSNSVQTPQIHKRPPIIVSYGQDQTSGDGWSINLEPLSQSGRVTRLIERKYHDVISSSSSDDFSIYSFTDCESECDDEDHERRTPKLKVENGKVTKLDVRDMDEDDDLSLHSFDESDFLSPGKVSGPVSVKNGLSPLVTSAHRTLAEALRALPSAVGSPYPVNVPRPRTPLNPVIIAPPRTENFPYRHSPRLAPITNLSETGRKLLQEMAGVTPQEGKVNKKKKSKAKNELKQEKASKTKQMGNVGESKEEDKKEEKKSLRKRFLQWLLSKLRCSKK, from the exons ATGGATCGTAATGATGAGAGAATCAAAAGAGCTTTAAGACGCCGCCCTTATGTG TTGAAACCAGTGAGGGTGAACACCCCTGATTCCGTGTTGTGGCCAACCGGCAAGGTGCACAGAAGGCCAAAGCCT TCTAATTCAGTGCAGacccctcagatccacaaaaggcCT CCAATCATTGTGAGCTATGGGCAGGACCAGACATCTGGGGATGGATGGAGCATCAATCTAGAGCCTCTCAGCCAG tcTGGAAGGGTGACTCGGCTGATAGAGAGAAAATATCATGACGTGATCTCATCCTCCAGTTCTGATGACTTTTCCATCTACTccttcactgactgtgaatctgAG TGTGATGATGAGGATCATGAAAGGAGGACACCAAAGCTGAAAGTTGAGAATGGAAAGGTGACAAAGCTTGATGTGAGGGATATGGACGAGGATGATGATCTGTCTCTCCACTCCTTCGATGAGTCAGACTTCCTG AGCCCAGGGAAGGTCTCAGGTCCTGTATCTGTCAAGAatggcctctctcctcttgtaACCTCAGCACACCGGACACTGGCTGAAGCCCTACGGGCCCTGCCCTCTGCTGTAGGCTCTCCCTACCCAGTAAATGTTCCAAGGCCTCGGACTCCTCTCAACCCTGTCATTATCGCTCCGCCCCGAACAGAGAACTTCCCATACCGCCACAGCCCTCGCCTGGCTCCCATCACCAACCTGAGCGAGACCGGCAGGAAGCTGCTCCAGGAAATGGCTGGAGTGACCCCACAG GAAGGGAAGGTCAATAAGAAAAAGAAGAGCAAGGCCAAAAATGAATTGAAGCAAGAGAAGGCCAGTAAGACGAAACAGATGGGAAATGTTGGAGAAAGTAAGGAGGAGGACAAGAAAGAGGAAAAGAAGAGTCTGAGGAAGAG GTTTCTTCAGTGGCTGCTGTCCAAACTGAGATGTTCAAAGAAATAA
- the LOC116364997 gene encoding uncharacterized protein LOC116364997 isoform X2 — protein MDRNDERIKRALRRRPYVLKPVRVNTPDSVLWPTGKVHRRPKPSNSVQTPQIHKRPPIIVSYGQDQTSGDGWSINLEPLSQSGRVTRLIERKYHDVISSSSSDDFSIYSFTDCESECDDEDHERRTPKLKVENGKVTKLDVRDMDEDDDLSLHSFDESDFLSPGKVSGPVSVKNGLSPLVTSAHRTLAEALRALPSAVGSPYPVNVPRPRTPLNPVIIAPPRTENFPYRHSPRLAPITNLSETGRKLLQEMAGVTPQVSSVAAVQTEMFKEIMDNYYF, from the exons ATGGATCGTAATGATGAGAGAATCAAAAGAGCTTTAAGACGCCGCCCTTATGTG TTGAAACCAGTGAGGGTGAACACCCCTGATTCCGTGTTGTGGCCAACCGGCAAGGTGCACAGAAGGCCAAAGCCT TCTAATTCAGTGCAGacccctcagatccacaaaaggcCT CCAATCATTGTGAGCTATGGGCAGGACCAGACATCTGGGGATGGATGGAGCATCAATCTAGAGCCTCTCAGCCAG tcTGGAAGGGTGACTCGGCTGATAGAGAGAAAATATCATGACGTGATCTCATCCTCCAGTTCTGATGACTTTTCCATCTACTccttcactgactgtgaatctgAG TGTGATGATGAGGATCATGAAAGGAGGACACCAAAGCTGAAAGTTGAGAATGGAAAGGTGACAAAGCTTGATGTGAGGGATATGGACGAGGATGATGATCTGTCTCTCCACTCCTTCGATGAGTCAGACTTCCTG AGCCCAGGGAAGGTCTCAGGTCCTGTATCTGTCAAGAatggcctctctcctcttgtaACCTCAGCACACCGGACACTGGCTGAAGCCCTACGGGCCCTGCCCTCTGCTGTAGGCTCTCCCTACCCAGTAAATGTTCCAAGGCCTCGGACTCCTCTCAACCCTGTCATTATCGCTCCGCCCCGAACAGAGAACTTCCCATACCGCCACAGCCCTCGCCTGGCTCCCATCACCAACCTGAGCGAGACCGGCAGGAAGCTGCTCCAGGAAATGGCTGGAGTGACCCCACAG GTTTCTTCAGTGGCTGCTGTCCAAACTGAGATGTTCAAAGAAATAATGGACAACTATtacttctaa